Part of the Nicotiana sylvestris chromosome 5, ASM39365v2, whole genome shotgun sequence genome is shown below.
catgtttgcgagcatatgccatatctacgcgcataaacggtgtcaccaacatccatttggtttcgtatacgcgttctcttttgcacttgcagcttgcacaaatagtccttgttatacaccatcttaaaaggttctggcggccaataatgctcagcacccaatggctgcaactgcccactatacgtgtctacgtatgcagcaacactgtactgcctatcaatatagttggttgcccctaaaccaacttgttgaaagcacttcaaggcatgtgcgcacgacatgtggtagatggtccatttcccacatgaacacaacctGCTAGCTTCATTCGCCGTCTGTAGATTACTCCCGATGTCCGcggatagcggtcttaacttTAAAAACACCTCGGTCGTGATCGTActgtaaaaatgaatgccaatgtgctcgcctcctgtacctttcaaatcttcgcatcggtattggcataaattgaacatcCATGTCCATCAATGTCGATGCAGCtccatgcctttcaacaaacctcctCGCACTTTATTTGAATATCATGCGGACCATGACAGTGACAAGCAATCCACAAgcagacttcaacaagccgttgaatgactccgacacatttgtagtcagggctCCCAATCGTCTGCCTCCATCAACATGCAATGTCCATATGTGAAGTCATGTCCCATcagccaagtataggctcgtggatctaactgtcggatcgcttccatgcgcctcatGAATTTGCACTACTGGTGCttagttgcagccatccacatttaATCATGCAAGGtcttgtcaggatatttcttctaGAAATTGGCCTTCAGTTGCCTCACACAGTAAGggtggtatgcatagggttcctgTCATTTAGGCAAGTGCCGTACAGAagttaaaataccaccatgtcgattagatattagacaaatacctgaatgttgtatgacaacgtgctgcttcaagtggttcaaaaaaatgtccacgtctcttcgctttcgttggcacaaatggcaaaagatagtaaaaatatttgtccgttggcatctactgcaactgtaatcaaaagcttaatatcatactttccatagacataaGCACCATCTATGGAAATTACAGGAcaacaatgcacaaaaccatcaattgctggtttaaattaCCAGAACGCATAGTTaaaaatatattcgggtctgtccggactccgctcacacctccattcaacaacagccTCGGGGTTAAAGTGTTACATTGCGGCCATGTACCTAGGCAAATATGGAAAAGACTAATCACAttcgccataaataagttcaaaggcacgtttgcgaccgagatatgcctttcttttggttatagtacaaccatactcctggtggacgactgtaatacactctttaatcttgaacctaatggacacttccaaatatggaatcaagacaagaaaaatcaagtctacatccaggttgaagtgattctcattgaatatgtccatttcacatctgtgggtgctaataaatttacccactttacacaaacctgatttcttcttgctggcacgcaacatccagtgacaacccataaagtctctaccaCATACAGCCTTGTATACCTCTGTAATTGACTCACTTCATCTCACGGCACTATCTTACGCTGTAGATTTTTATAGCCCtgattaggcgagctttatcggggaaatacatgccctttacAAGCACCGCTGGTCAAAACTCATCCTACATCGCTGACTgaaattcatcatcatcccttgtgagggcatccacttTCGGCATACTTggaaaattatcaaggtagggaatattccgctcatgaaaggGCACGtgagactcgtacactcttggtctaacgggagaTGGAGGAGCATactccctcgtcagctcaggtttgGCATCCACTTCCTCCTCGTCATCACCCCCATCATGGAAGGGTGTGccatctccagactcatcggcattgttgtcataatcactatcatcttcctgactttGCGCATCTGGCAAATCACGAGTCAgtacgtcgtctatgggcaactgtgtgaggtcaggacatcaagttgctcgttttcactgcacaaaaagaacaaaataataagctactcaactagataaatactttacatatagctatatcactttacttacaagtcgtactgtgttgacgttccatgatggatattttcttgttggtgatgactcccggatggaccaccgtggtccaataCGCCAGAACTaagcatattccaactaggggcggggtcataacttgtaaaatccatatccggacggtaccccctatgaaaaatatgagtgttaatacaaatccaattcaaacataaaataaacatcgctaaagcgtagaaaaattgaagtttaccagtcgtcttgtggattatataaagtcgaaaaattattttgtggctgctcattcgccggtggtgacaagtttaaatcaaggcaagctctttcatcagcaatctgtccggcaaaaactgctccagaataaccacccgatgactggaggttatccctactatgcacaccctcattattgggaacgtcttcaaccttgacgtacatttttaacaattttattacaataaattccctgtattcattCGGAATCCGcaaaaaaatctctaagagtttcatcatcttcgatgttaaactcaaaataataagcaaacccctgcggagtcattgaatacggaaatctaccggttactttaaggttcaccgaacgtttcctcacactcatttttttttacgtaacaacgataccaatttagcgtactccattgtaagcggcattttaacatgacactgtggaggtgagctatatctcacagagttattctccattacaACTTCATctccccaatataatgaaacccttatttttgggtCTTCAGACATTATTAAAAAAtgcttgataagaagaagagagaagtatgaacggaagtttgaaggaaagttttgaatggattttcataaaattctaacgcctttaaataaggcaagttcGAATTTGGGGTGCAGAATTTTTTTATGTtaaacgcagtataataccacgttttatgtatttgaattattgttatgtcagttatccgcagaacacttattggtgggcccaaaaaTTAGTgtaaacgcagtataatactatgTTTCAGTATAAAATATAGTATTATAATATATTTTAcactaaaaataaattatttttttcagtCCTGCAGAACTCTTATTATTGGCAATAAGATTTTAAATTGTATAaacaaattacaataaaaatttTAACTTTAACGACTAAATTTCCGTTAATGTAATACTGCGTTTTAGttagaaatgtaacttttttaaaaaaaattgtataaACGTATTTTGTGTCCAAAAAGGCATCATTTCAATTTCGGACTCCTTACCTAGATAGCATAAAGACCAATATCGCTATTTGTCGATATATAAGGGACTAAAAATGCTAATTTCCTAACAATATTTTACATCTTTCTAAAAGCTCATCAAGGAAAGACAGCACATTGTATTACATGCGACCGAATGCATAGGATCCTAATCCACAAAAACAATCACCAAATTTGTCGTCTTTATAATTAAACCATACTCAGTCCTGATCCATATCGCCATGATAAGACCTCCACCTTTGCTTCTCTGACTCTACATTTACATTACATCACCccctacttcttcttcttctcctgaCTTCTATCCCTTTTCTCCACAATCTTCTCTGTGTCAGTTGCTCTTTTTTCGCCATTGTACATGTCTAGTTAGTTATATTCAGATTTGACCCTTATCCCATTTTCTCTTTTGCTCTGATTCAGTTACTATACTATGTTGAACGCACCTTTAGTACTTTCTTTTGTACTTTTATTATCATTTCCACTGCTTTTTCTCTTCGCCCCACGAGTTCTCCCACACAAACACTCCGATAAAATCTCCCTCCCCGATGAGATCGACGACCTCGCTCTCTTCCGCCGCGCAACCCTTAATTCCATCCACAAACGTAGCGGCGGAGGCGGGCTTAGGGCTGTCTCCCGCCTTGGCACCACCAATCCACGCCGCAAAATCGCTTTCCTCTTCCTCACTAATACCGATCTCCATTTTGCGCCTCTTTGGGAACGGTTTTTTACCGGACATGAAGATTCGTTTAATATTTATGTTCATGCGGATCCTTCTAGTAAGGTCGCTTCTCCCGGAGGTGTTTTTAACGACCGTTTTATTGCCGGGAAGAGAACCCAACGCGCCTCCCCTTCCCTTATCTCCGCCGCTCGCCGCCTCCTAGCCACCGCCATCCTAGATGACTCCTCAAATTCCTATTTTGCCCTCGTTTCTCAACATTGCATTCCGCTCCACTCTTTCAGCTTTGTGTACAATTCTCTCTTCTCATCGGCGCAGTTCCCGGCGAGCCGGAGCTTCATCGAAATACTCTCCGGCGAGCCGCAGTTATGGGACCGGTACATAGCCAGAGGGGAAAACGTTATGCTACCAGAAGTGCCATTTGACCGGTTTCGGGTGGGGTCACAGTTCTTCGTGTTGTCGCTTAAGCATGCTAAGTTGGTAATTAGGGACAGGAGGTTATGGAGGAAGTTCAAACTGCCGTGTTTGAACAAGGATTCGTGTTATCCTGAAGAGCACTATTTTCCGACCCTATTATCGATGGAGGATCCGGGTAGGTGTACCCATTACACTCTTACTCGGGTTAACTGGACGGGTAGTGTGGGTGGGCATCCACATACTTATAAGCCGCTCGAGATCTCACCGGAGCTTATTTACAAGCTCCGGGAACCTCTTACTCGAGCTCACTGGACGGGCAGTGTGGACGGACACCCAGATGCTTATGACCCGCCCCAGATCTCACAGGAGCTCGGGGCATCAAATAATACGTATTCACACTTGTTTGCAAGAAAATTTTCGTCGGATTGTTTGAAGCCGTTGATGGATATAGCGGATAAGGTCATTTTCCGGGAGTAAATGGAGTCCGGTAAGTATTTTTATTTATCTTTagcttattttcttatttattttgctTTTTGATTGTTAGATTTAACTATGGTAATTTTCTTGGCCATGTCTTAGTTGGTTTAGAGAATTCATTAATTTAACTCTATGATAGACAAATTAAAGTAAGAAAACATATCAGACAACTATTATTATGTGTTGAATGAAATAGTTTAGGTGTGGGTTAGTTACTTACTTTGTGGAAGGTTGAAATGGTTGAGGGACGCTCGGTccgaataataaaaataaaaatatttaattaaaagtATATGTCATGATCCTTTGACCTCCATAAAATAGGAATAAGATTTGTATATATACTCGTAgtcataattttattaaatttagCGGTGGGCTTCGATTGAGATTCACATCTTATGGGCTTCGACCTGTCGTGTTATGAATAACCTTATTCTATTATCTTTATGAGTTGGAACTGTTACAACTTACAAGGTGGTCGCAAAAGTTGCCTGAAAATGGGTTTTAGTTAATTGTAGGCTTGTAGCCTGTAGATGCTCAAAATGAAATTTCAAATATTAGGATAATATTTGCATCAGATGATGTGTCAGTCAAAGTCAAGCTTTAGTTTTTCTAATATTTTCGAGTTCCCGATCCAGCCTACAAATTACTGTAAAAGATTTGAGCCAATGCTTTTTAGAAAGGTTTATCATTCAATATCAGTAATTGTATACTTTAATGCCTGTTCAAATCTGAGCCATTTCATCATTGTTCCTAAAACTTTGCTACTCCTATGTATTCACTGTTTTGTTTTGTGGTTGATATAAGCTCCTTTTGACTGGTTAAGACATCTTCCTGTAATTTAAGGGAAAGATGCCTTAACTTTCGTCCAAAGTATAGAAAGATTCCAATTTGATCTTTGTGGATGGCACAACTACCATCTAGTGTTAGTGTTAGACACCAAACTAAGCAATTTAATTCTTAAAAATAGAATGAACAACGTTAGAGTTTTACGGATTCGAGCCGTAGAACCAATCACTAATGTTTGCATTAGAGTAGTCTGTGTACATCATTACCCTTGTGGTGTATAGCCTTTTCCCAGACCCTACGCTAACATGGATGCCTTGTACATTGATCATGAATTACACTTTTTGTCTAAAAAATAAAATGGGAATACGTATCATGTATGGAAAATTCCTAACCTGTAAGTAGTTATCAATTTGGTGTAAACATATGATATGGTTTATTTGTTTCAACTGTTCCTTGAGCCGATTGTCTACCAGAAAGAACCTCTCTAGCTTCATAATTAAGGTAGGGATAAAGTTTGAGTACATACTAAATCTTTCTAGACCCACTTTTGAGATTATATTGAGTTTGTTAGTTTAGCCGATTATTTTAATCGATGGTGGGAATATTGTTTTGTCTTGTTGAATGACCTTGTTTTTGGATGTGGCATATGGGTATCTCAACAAGTCTTGACTAACGTACTGTTTATTTTTCAAATGGATTTGCAGGAATCTTATTAAAGCAATGAAGAGACAGAGGCGCAAGCGAAAAGCTCTTTTGTAATAAACAAATAATGATGCGTGTTTGTTGCGGTCTTATGTACAGAAGACAGGATAAGGTGTGAATTAGTGGTTGTGGAAATTGGTCACAACTCAAAAAAAAGATATAGGGGTGTGGGCTTAGAGTGGAGTTCCCAAAAGGGTATTTCAAGGAAAATATGGGCAAGAAGTAGCAACTGGCTcattgctctttttttttctctttttcccttttttggttcctaaaaagaaaagaaaataaagtctCCCGTTTGCTCCCCCTTCTTCTCTTACCTTGTGTTGATTTCTTGTATTACAGGTTTCCTCGTGTTAATGATAGTTTTGCAGTTGGATCAAAATATAGGATCCTTCTTCCTGTCTATTTActctcttttttaattttttatcgTTTGGTAATTTGGAGTTTACTTTTGCGAAGCGCCATACTTTGATTCACGTTTTCAACGTATAAAATTTAAATATGTGAATGATCATTTATATTCCTACCACAAAGAGGCTAAAAATTGGTCAGTTGTCCAATTCGCGCATGACAAAAGAGAGCTACAACTTGGGCTATGGGAGCAAGTTGAGACAGAGACAACTTGGGACAAGGCTTAAATTGCatatttatcttcttctttttagaGAGTGACTAAACAAATTTTACAATCTTTAGCTTGATTTTGTATCTGTTAGTGGATTTCATATCTTTCTGTTTTCAGCTCCATTGTTATTATTAGGTATACATGCTTTGCTCCTTTAGAAATATTAATGATACGTTATTTTCTGTTTTTATAGTTGCAAGAAATCAACAGATATGTGTTGCCGTCATTTTCTTCAAGTAACTCACAACTGTGTCATTTGAAATGCCCAAATTTTTGTGCAATTGCAGTGTAGAAAACACTAATccacaagaagaaaaaaaaccctGAATAAATGATTATCTTTCAGTTATTAGACACATTTTATTATCTTTTTGTTCGCTCCATTAGAAATTATGATAATCTTCTGTTTTTTTTAGATGCAAAACATCAACATTAGGACATTATTTTTGGAATAAAAGCAACCATAAGGGATGAAATCCTAGAGTAAGTTGCAATAGAATTGGCAAATTTAATTCATGCACTCGTAACTTACGCCGTTAAATAATTTCATTATCCAAGCATTTTGTTGGATGTGCATTTGTTGTCACATTTTTCTTTTGTGTTTAAATATGGGGCAATATCAATTTTCTATTCAACTATTCAACAAGCAAACATCATGGTATTTGGAAATAAAAAAGTTCTATTTACACAAATATTGGTATATTTTGTGTTCGGACCGTAAGACTAAAATACGGTCAAGAGTGATATATTTTGTGTTCAcaaatattttttcttctttttgtttttgggtCAAGCTCATACTTTTGCAACTTAATTATGGTTATAATTACCTGGATATGACATTATTGTAATTATTTTCTAAACTTGATCGATTTACCTTTTACTTTAACTTTCTCATATAAAaatattcttttctcttttcatttcgacAAGAGAGAACTACTTCGATTTATTCTATTGAGAATATAGTGgcatccatttttatttttaaacataGTAAGAATGCAAAAACCAACTACTAAGTTTGTCTCTCTTTT
Proteins encoded:
- the LOC104248722 gene encoding uncharacterized protein isoform X2, which gives rise to MYVKVEDVPNNEGVHSRDNLQSSGGYSGAVFAGQIADERACLDLNLSPPANEQPQNNFSTLYNPQDDWGYRPDMDFTSYDPAPSWNMLSSGVLDHGGPSGSHHQQENIHHGTSTQYDFENEQLDVLTSHSCP
- the LOC104248722 gene encoding uncharacterized protein isoform X1, which encodes MMEFIVIKLLKMYVKVEDVPNNEGVHSRDNLQSSGGYSGAVFAGQIADERACLDLNLSPPANEQPQNNFSTLYNPQDDWGYRPDMDFTSYDPAPSWNMLSSGVLDHGGPSGSHHQQENIHHGTSTQYDFENEQLDVLTSHSCP
- the LOC104248723 gene encoding glycosyltransferase BC10-like produces the protein MLNAPLVLSFVLLLSFPLLFLFAPRVLPHKHSDKISLPDEIDDLALFRRATLNSIHKRSGGGGLRAVSRLGTTNPRRKIAFLFLTNTDLHFAPLWERFFTGHEDSFNIYVHADPSSKVASPGGVFNDRFIAGKRTQRASPSLISAARRLLATAILDDSSNSYFALVSQHCIPLHSFSFVYNSLFSSAQFPASRSFIEILSGEPQLWDRYIARGENVMLPEVPFDRFRVGSQFFVLSLKHAKLVIRDRRLWRKFKLPCLNKDSCYPEEHYFPTLLSMEDPGRCTHYTLTRVNWTGSVGGHPHTYKPLEISPELIYKLREPLTRAHWTGSVDGHPDAYDPPQISQELGASNNTYSHLFARKFSSDCLKPLMDIADKVIFRE